From the Solanum pennellii chromosome 4, SPENNV200 genome, one window contains:
- the LOC107017052 gene encoding uncharacterized protein LOC107017052 translates to MEGILYDTSTLYTGLVNSIVTQLNIEENLNSVEIKYIVSEMCSPIKIHNDVGVKVYLDQMRVNLDFFTKYPLCITLKDCGQYNECHRVIVNDIINSDVRLSQNNIDLYSNNSIRLIGMDLDGVVNDNSEVDNDIICDHSNLFVAENQIYNNKETLKEVMRHVGLVEKFSFRVARCNASNYHLNCISKSCSWMMRASSLNKSSLFKVRKYIAQHTCCVRERVYARRQGITDVVAVLIMDNYIDPSKVYTPKDVADDMLKLHGVSLTYIQAWRAKEKAVKLVRGDPAESYARLPGYFYILEQTYPGSVLKIKRNEDDTFLYAFVALEACIRGWEYCRPIVVVDGAALKCSYGGTMLTASTLDPGGHILPLAYAIVDSENDASWTWFFEQFREAYGVRQNMCFMSDRNESIWKGTTNVYPESEHYACIWHLSVNVLKNFNRNTEDLKMLFFSLAKAYTKQQFETIMGRIDQIDTRIRPYLFDIGYSKWSRAYSNCKRTWTMTSNIAESLNNVNRLARRLPVISLLEFMRVTIQRWIHKHNEEADKTTSNLTKKYDVYLQKSITLSCNMRVIPSTVDLHAVAEGAKKYIVNLNTRMCSCGRIQNYEIPCGHAIAVLRYRKLHEADFCSAFYSLKNFKDAYAIPVEPIPCESTWDIPSYISDPKLMPPGPKRAAGRPKLERWKGFADVKFKKTKSTCSRCHQVGHNRKTCSNYPVQKQ, encoded by the exons ATGGAGGGCATCCTATACGATACTTCTACTCTTTATACTGGTTTAGTTAATTCTATAGTAACTCAGCTAAACATAGAAGAAAATCTAAATTCTGTTGAGATAAAGTATATAGTTAGCGAAATGTGTTCAcctataaaaattcataatgatgtTGGGGTAAAGGTTTATCTAGATCAGATGAGGGtgaatttggatttttttacaaaatatccaTTAtgcatcactttgaaagattgTGGGCAGTATAACGAATGTCATAGAGTTATAgttaatgatataataaattcTGATGTTAGATTATCACAGAATAACATAGATCTATACTCCAACAATTCTATCCGTTTGATCGGAATGGATTTAGACGGAGTTGTCAATGATAATAGTGAAGTAgataatgatataatatgtgaTCATTCTAATTTATTTGTAGCTGAAAATcagatttataataataaagaaaccCTTAAGGAGGTTATGAGGCATGTTGGACTTGTTGAGAAGTTCAGCTTTCGGGTTGCACGTTGTAATGCATCTAA TTATCACCTGAATTGTATTTCTAAGAGTTGTTCTTGGATGATGAGGGCATCTAGTTTGAATAAATCTAGTTTATTCAAAGTTCGGAAGTATATTGCTCAGCATACATGTTGTGTTAGAGAAAGAGTTTATGCCAGACGTCAAGGGATAACTGACGTTGTAGCTGTCTTGATAATGGATAATTATATTGATCCATCTAAGGTATATACTCCAAAAGATGTAGCTGATGATATGTTGAAATTGCATGGTGTTTCGTTGACATACATACAGGCATGGAGAGCTAAAGAAAAAGCAGTAAAGTTGGTGCGAGGAGATCCAGCAGAATCTTATGCAAGATTACCTG gttatttttacattttggaGCAAACATATCCAGGAtctgttttgaaaataaaaaggaatgaagatgatACATTTTTATATGCATTTGTTGCTTTAGAAGCATGTATTAGGGGCTGGGAATATTGTAGGCCAATTGTAGTTGTTGATGGTGCTGCATTAAAATGTTCATATGGTGGTACAATGTTAACTGCAAGCACATTGGATCCGGGAG GTCATATACTTCCGTTGGCGTATGCGATAGTAGATTCTGAAAATGATGCTTCATGGACATGGTTCTTTGAGCAATTTAGAGAAGCATATGGAGTTAGACAAAATATGTGTTTTATGTCAGACAGAAATGAAAGCATATGGAAAGGGACAACAAATGTATATCCTGAATCAGAACATTATGCATGCATATGGCATTTATCAGTCAATGTTTTGAAGAATTTCAATAGAAATACTGAAGATTTGAAGATGTTGTTCTTTTCATTGGCAAAAGCTTATACAAAACAACAGTTTGAGACAATTATGGGAAGAATAGATCAGATAGATACGCGAATACGACCATACTTGTTTGATATTGGTTATAGCAAATGGTCAAGAGCTTACTCGAATTGTAAGCGCACATGGACCATGACTTCAAACATCGCGGAGTCATTGAATAATGTTAACAGATTAGCACGGAGGTTACCGGTGATTTCACTTCTTGAGTTTATGAGGGTGACAATTCAGAGGTGGATTCACAAGCATAATGAGGAGGCTGATAAGACTACATCTAATctgacaaaaaaatatgatgtttATCTACAGAAAAGTATTACGTTGTCGTGCAATATGAGG GTGATACCTTCAACTGTTGATCTGCATGCTGTAGCTGAAGGAGCAAAGAAATACATAGTAAATTTGAACACAAGGATGTGTAGTTGCGGAAGAATTCAAAATTATGAGATACCATGTGGTCATGCAATTGCTGTTCTCCGGTACAGGAAGTTACATGAAGCAGATTTTTGTTCTGCTTTTTATAGCCTCAAGAATTTCAAAGATGCTTATGCCATTCCTGTCGAGCCTATCCCGTGCGAGAGTACATGGGATATACCAAGTTATATTTCAGATCCTAAATTGATGCCGCCTGGTCCAAAAAGAGCAGCAGGAAGACCCAAACTTGAACGGTGGAAGGGATTCGCAGATGTGAAATTCAAGAAGACAAAAAGCACATGCAGTAGATGCCATCAGGTTGGACACAATAGGAAGACTTGTTCAAATTATCCTGTACAAAAACAATGA
- the LOC107017930 gene encoding polyadenylate-binding protein RBP47-like, protein MQSNNGTESQDNKQPPPPSSQAATSPKAQQGVSAAAVVPVPAAAPAGAQQQPWVAMQYPAAAMVMQHPMMPAPHYPPHYMPFHPQHHHHLIHHPPHSPSPHQQGGGGGSTNNENRTIWVGDLHNWMDEDYLRSCFATTNEVASIKVIRNKQTGFSEGYGFVEFFTHASAEKVLQTYSCMTMPNAEQPFRLNWATFSMGDKRANNGSDLSIFVGDLAADVTDTLLLDTFSLKYPSVKAAKVVIDANTGRSKGYGFVRFGDDNERSSAMNEMNGVYCSSRPMRIGAATPRKSSGYPQQYSSQGGYSNGGPAQGSQPDADSTNTTIFVGGLDPNVSDEDLRQPFAQYGEIVSVKIPVGKGCGFVQFAKRNDAEEALQKLNGTAIGKQTVRLSWGRNPANKQPRSDFGNQWTGPYYGGHFYDGYGYAFPQPHDPGMYAAAYGAYPVYGTHQQQVS, encoded by the exons ATGCAGAGCAACAATGGTACTGAATCTCAAGACAATAAGCAGCCGCCACCGCCGTCGTCACAGGCAGCGACGTCTCCGAAGGCGCAACAAGGAGTGAGTGCTGCAGCGGTTGTACCCGTGCCGGCGGCGGCGCCAGCAGGGGCGC AGCAGCAGCCGTGGGTGGCGATGCAGTACCCGGCGGCGGCGATGGTAATGCAGCATCCAATGATGCCGGCCCCACATTATCCACCGCACTATATGCCGTTTCATCCACAACACCATCACCACCTTATCCACCACCCACCGCACTCACCGTCACCGCATCAACAAGGTGGAGGTGGAGGAtctactaataatgaaaatcgAACGATCTGGGTGGGTGACCTTCATAATTGGATGGATGAGGATTATCTACGTAGCTGCTTTGCTACCACTAATGAG GTTGCCTCCATCAAGGTAATTCGCAATAAACAGACTGGTTTCTCTGAAGGGTATGGTTTTGTGGAATTCTTCACACATGCATCTGCCGAGAAAGTTCTGCAGACATATTCTTGCATGACAATGCCTAATGCGGAACAACCTTTCCGTCTGAATTGGGCTACATTCAGTATGGGTGACAAGCGAGCAAACAATGGTTCCGATCTGTCCATCTTTGTAGGAGATTTAGCTGCAGATGTTACTGATACCTTACTGCTTGATACTTTCTCCCTAAAATACCCCTCTGTTAAAGCTGCTAAGGTTGTCATTGATGCCAACACTGGTCGTTCTAAAGGATATGGTTTTGTAAGGTTTGGAGATGATAATGAGAGGTCTTCagctatgaatgaaatgaatggtGTGTATTGTTCAAGCAGGCCTATGCGAATTGGTGCCGCCACACCACGGAAATCATCAGGATATCCACAACAATATTCTTCTCAAG GTGGATACTCCAACGGTGGACCAGCTCAAGGATCACAACCTGATGCAGATTCTACAAATACCACA ATTTTTGTTGGAGGTCTTGACCCCAATGTCAGTGATGAAGATCTTAGACAGCCTTTTGCACAGTATGGTGAAATAGTTTCTGTAAAAATTCCAGTTGGGAAAGGGTGTGGATTTGTGCAATTCGCAAAGAG GAATGATGCAGAGGAAGCCTTACAGAAGTTGAACGGAACTGCTATTGGCAAGCAAACGGTGCGCCTTTCTTGGGGACGAAACCCAGCAAATAAACAG CCACGATCTGATTTTGGGAACCAGTGGACTGGGCCATACTATGGAGGACATTTCTATGATGGTTATGGGTATGCATTCCCGCAACCGCACGATCCGGGGATGTATGCTGCTGCCTATGGGGCTTATCCAGTGTATGGTACTCACCAGCAACAAGTAAGCTGA
- the LOC107018040 gene encoding uroporphyrinogen-III synthase, chloroplastic, which produces MSSLSSFSPPPLTTSSSSTTQQRRSCVRRSFRGGACVSLSSITVSCSTKEPKVVVTRERGKNGKLINALVRHGIDSLELPLIQHMHLPDLDRLTSLLTEATFDWIIITSPEAGKVFLDAWKAAGTPSVRVGVVGSGTASIFDEAVQSSKQYLDMAFAPSKATGKVLALELPKNGNDKCTVLYPASAKASTDIEEGLSGRGFEVTRLNTYTTAPVNHVDQYLLELALSVPVVTVASPSALRVWANLTASRQWDNAVACIGETTASAAKKLGFRNIYHPTSPGLEGWVSSVLEALEVHEQVQKV; this is translated from the exons ATGTCTTctctctcctccttctctcCTCCTCCGTTGACGACGTCGTCGTCTTCCACCACGCAGCAGCGGCGGAGTTGTGTCCGTCGTTCATTCAGGGGCGGCGCTTGCGTTTCACTTTCATCGATCACCGTTTCGTGTTCGACGAAGGAGCCGAAAGTTGTTGTAACCAGAGAACGCGGGAAGAACGGCAAGCTCATCAATGCTCTG GTCAGACATGGGATTGATTCTCTTGAGCTTCCTCTCATTCAGCATATGCACTTACCTGATCTAGACAGGCTCACTTCTTTATTAACTG AGGCCACGTTCGACTGGATTATCATTACTTCACCAGAGGCGGGAAAGGTTTTTCTTGATGCTTGGAA AGCTGCTGGGACCCCATCTGTCAGAGTAGGAGTTGTTGGATCTGGTACAGCCAGCATATTTGATGAAGCTGTTCAGTCTTCAAAGCAGTATCTTGATATGGCATTTGCACCATCGAAGG CAACTGGCAAGGTTTTAGCTTTAGAGCTTCCGAAGAATGGAAATGACAAGTGCACAGTTCTCTATCCTGCTTCAGCAAAAGCCAGCACTGACATCG AGGAAGGACTTTCTGGGCGGGGATTCGAGGTTACTCGGCTGAACACTTACACAACG GCACCAGTCAATCACGTTGATCAATATCTTCTTGAACTAGCACTCTCTGTTCCCGTTGTTACTGTAGCATCTCCTTCTGCCCTCAG GGTATGGGCTAATCTTACTGCATCGAGACAGTGGGACAATGCTGTTGCATGTATTGGGGAGACAACAGCTTCTGCAGCTAAAAAACTTGGGTTCAGAAATATATACCATCCAACAAGTCCTGGTCTTGAAGG